In Bdellovibrionales bacterium, the following proteins share a genomic window:
- a CDS encoding response regulator, with translation MKNARIDSYVFFIISEMAGARVPLTDSSNNIGAGTSCEKIQDLYHYLQYIPSMVFVTDLDANITFINKTIPPYKPEEVVGTNVFDYARPDDVMLIKEAFQRAIHTGQITTYESGTSAGLPFTWFAAQVKPLFGNGRVSHLLVLLTEITDRRKAELALQESQSRYEEIASNIPGMVYQFFRSKKGRYRLVFASARVWDIFQVTRADALRNISKIFRRIHQDDLKDFFQSIETSYQQVSSWKAEFRIILPNNNIRWLRGSSSPRKSAGGHTLWNGVLIDITTEKNNEEKRLLLEKQLQQNQKMEALGTLARGIAHDFNNFLQIISMSIELAEQDKTLGEKSKVYLGKALSACVRGRQLIHQILSYSRNEEIEKTSFDLSAITCDFVSMIRSSIPSHIVFDSSIEPFLTVHGSISQIQQVLLNLMTNSLYALKGGEGHLRINLSQIQIGSEDSKDLRLPSGHYAELLVVDNGLGINPNEVERIFDPFFTTKPEEEGSGLGLFVTLGIVKSHGGDIYVKSLPYKETCFRVLLPLQPTDMPNRDFNLSQLNRQSADTADDSKARLLKENLVLLVDDDKDLLDLQTVALKEMGYQVMSCFTGNQALEILRHKLSQVKLVITDYSLNGMSGIELLKEIQNLCPEVPTILTSGHSAEELKSQARSIGIQLHCTLPKPYTSKELRTSISRSFKV, from the coding sequence TTGAAAAATGCACGTATTGATTCCTATGTTTTCTTTATCATATCCGAAATGGCAGGAGCTCGCGTGCCCTTAACAGATTCTTCAAATAATATAGGCGCAGGAACGTCCTGCGAAAAAATTCAAGACCTGTATCATTACCTTCAATACATCCCAAGCATGGTTTTCGTCACCGACCTCGATGCCAATATAACCTTTATTAACAAAACCATCCCTCCCTACAAACCCGAGGAGGTGGTTGGAACCAACGTGTTCGACTATGCAAGGCCTGATGACGTAATGTTGATTAAGGAGGCGTTTCAGAGAGCTATCCATACTGGTCAAATTACGACCTACGAATCAGGAACCTCTGCTGGCTTGCCGTTTACTTGGTTTGCAGCTCAAGTAAAACCTCTATTTGGAAATGGTCGAGTCTCTCACCTACTCGTTTTATTGACTGAGATCACTGATCGCCGAAAGGCCGAATTGGCTTTACAAGAAAGTCAATCAAGGTACGAAGAGATAGCCTCCAACATACCCGGCATGGTTTATCAGTTTTTTCGTTCCAAGAAAGGAAGATATCGCCTGGTTTTTGCTAGTGCGCGCGTCTGGGACATCTTTCAAGTCACAAGAGCTGATGCATTAAGAAATATCTCAAAGATTTTTCGACGGATTCACCAAGATGATCTCAAAGATTTTTTTCAAAGCATTGAGACCTCATACCAACAAGTGTCTAGTTGGAAAGCTGAATTCAGGATCATCTTGCCTAATAATAATATTCGTTGGCTTCGTGGCTCATCAAGTCCACGCAAGTCGGCCGGCGGTCATACTTTATGGAATGGAGTCCTGATCGACATCACAACAGAAAAAAATAATGAAGAAAAAAGGCTGCTTTTGGAAAAGCAGCTACAGCAAAACCAAAAAATGGAGGCCTTGGGTACCCTGGCTCGTGGCATTGCTCATGATTTCAACAATTTTCTTCAAATCATTTCTATGTCTATTGAATTGGCTGAACAAGATAAAACCTTGGGTGAAAAATCCAAAGTCTATTTGGGAAAGGCACTTTCTGCCTGCGTGCGAGGACGCCAACTCATTCATCAAATCCTATCGTACAGCCGCAATGAAGAAATTGAAAAAACATCTTTTGATCTCAGTGCAATCACTTGTGATTTTGTCAGCATGATTCGCTCCAGTATTCCCTCCCATATTGTGTTTGATTCTTCCATTGAACCTTTCCTCACTGTCCACGGAAGTATCTCTCAAATTCAACAAGTTCTACTCAATTTAATGACAAATTCTCTGTATGCCCTGAAAGGAGGAGAAGGGCATTTAAGAATCAATTTAAGTCAAATTCAAATAGGCTCCGAGGATTCAAAGGATCTCAGGCTTCCTTCCGGACATTATGCCGAACTCCTTGTTGTTGATAACGGGCTCGGAATAAATCCAAACGAAGTAGAACGTATCTTTGACCCATTTTTTACGACCAAGCCAGAGGAAGAGGGATCTGGTCTCGGGCTTTTTGTCACCCTTGGCATCGTGAAATCTCATGGGGGGGACATTTATGTTAAAAGCCTTCCATACAAAGAAACTTGCTTCCGAGTCCTTTTACCGCTGCAGCCGACAGATATGCCTAATAGGGATTTCAATTTATCACAATTGAACCGCCAGAGCGCTGACACAGCGGACGACTCAAAGGCCAGGCTCCTGAAGGAAAACCTCGTCCTTCTGGTGGACGATGACAAAGACCTGCTTGACCTCCAGACAGTGGCACTCAAAGAAATGGGATATCAAGTGATGTCGTGTTTTACTGGAAATCAGGCCCTGGAGATTCTCAGACATAAACTCAGCCAAGTTAAATTGGTAATAACTGACTACTCTCTCAACGGAATGAGTGGAATCGAACTTCTCAAAGAAATTCAAAATTTATGTCCTGAAGTGCCAACAATTCTTACGTCTGGGCACAGTGCAGAGGAGCTAAAAAGCCAAGCCCGTTCCATCGGAATTCAGCTCCATTGTACTCTGCCAAAGCCATATACATCTAAAGAACTAAGGACCTCTATTTCCAGGTCTTTTAAGGTTTAA
- a CDS encoding VWA domain-containing protein, whose translation MTTYEKIHKHTVSTLLLLLLILLVHFTSCSNVRILPVKPVTVYSTKNQLCLKPPEIRDRLNKVLFVVDKSGSNQDGDGVSGNDPEDKRRADNIQAFLDKHRTEPFYRWGYIAFGVEVHKAHAYINDGSDYSPIFGNANDMQAAIDRHRATPDEGCTPYLAGLDLARLAIEKDLAAHPDEDSVYNVFFMSDGKPNDASGPAGDTCGNLSTIQDVPTDPYISAVKTLVRTAPDRVFFSTAYYTLPENDRARVSAKGLEYMAKAGGGKFVDLENNDQLDFEELLLGPRPESWIMKRMVIYNFNAANCNDGSRGADSDADGICDGDEIYYNDLFAKNLTDGKKFDPVNRNSIDPNYSDLFSLKFKVMPTAEGLKSCTDLEVDKDYDLLNSCEEKMLSDSQSNGPTNEWSEALRTLGGGSADARNPDSDGDGFLDSIEFFTFGIKSAAVNYTNIFNRYDGGITGETILAEQRHPKSPESFGPENTDLKVTFSGFNAEGENCYNIDLKSIAVFDTKAVPLENSSNLRKLAHEKSENVILMYYIMTQERNPNGKGYLYYKYQTVTYPQGFSHTLSFDNFIDYKIPENY comes from the coding sequence ATGACTACTTATGAAAAAATTCACAAACATACCGTATCGACTTTGCTTCTCCTCCTGCTCATCTTATTGGTACATTTTACCTCTTGTTCCAATGTTCGTATTTTGCCGGTGAAACCCGTTACTGTCTATTCAACTAAAAACCAGCTCTGCCTGAAGCCACCTGAAATCCGTGATCGACTCAACAAGGTCCTGTTCGTTGTTGATAAGTCAGGATCAAATCAAGACGGAGACGGCGTCTCTGGAAACGACCCTGAAGACAAACGAAGGGCAGATAACATTCAAGCTTTTTTAGACAAGCATCGCACAGAGCCTTTCTACCGATGGGGCTACATTGCTTTCGGCGTCGAAGTTCACAAGGCGCACGCCTACATCAACGATGGAAGTGATTACAGTCCTATTTTTGGCAACGCCAATGACATGCAAGCTGCTATTGACAGACACCGCGCAACTCCCGATGAAGGCTGCACCCCCTATTTGGCCGGACTCGATCTGGCTCGACTTGCGATCGAAAAAGACCTTGCGGCCCATCCCGACGAAGATTCCGTCTACAATGTATTTTTTATGTCCGATGGAAAGCCAAACGATGCCTCTGGCCCCGCCGGAGATACTTGCGGGAATCTTTCCACTATTCAAGATGTCCCAACAGATCCTTACATTTCGGCAGTAAAAACTCTGGTTCGTACAGCCCCTGACCGCGTCTTTTTTAGCACAGCCTATTATACACTTCCTGAAAATGATCGAGCTCGGGTCTCTGCTAAGGGGCTTGAATACATGGCCAAAGCAGGCGGCGGAAAATTTGTCGACCTCGAGAACAATGATCAACTCGATTTTGAAGAACTGCTATTAGGCCCAAGACCCGAATCTTGGATTATGAAACGAATGGTCATCTATAATTTTAATGCGGCCAATTGCAATGATGGATCCAGAGGTGCCGATAGCGATGCAGATGGAATTTGTGATGGAGATGAAATTTACTACAACGATCTCTTTGCCAAGAACTTAACAGACGGAAAAAAGTTTGATCCCGTCAATCGAAACTCTATTGATCCCAATTATAGCGACCTATTTTCTTTGAAATTCAAAGTGATGCCGACCGCGGAAGGACTTAAAAGTTGCACCGATTTGGAGGTCGACAAGGATTACGATCTTTTGAATTCCTGTGAAGAAAAAATGCTCTCCGATAGTCAGTCAAACGGCCCCACAAATGAGTGGAGCGAAGCCCTGAGAACTCTAGGTGGCGGCAGCGCCGATGCGAGAAATCCCGACAGTGATGGAGATGGATTTTTAGATTCAATCGAATTTTTCACTTTTGGGATCAAATCGGCGGCTGTTAATTACACAAATATTTTTAATCGATACGATGGTGGGATTACAGGAGAAACGATCCTCGCAGAGCAACGCCATCCAAAATCTCCAGAAAGCTTTGGACCTGAAAATACGGATTTAAAGGTGACATTTTCTGGATTTAATGCGGAAGGTGAAAATTGCTACAATATCGATTTAAAAAGCATAGCTGTCTTTGACACAAAAGCGGTTCCCCTGGAAAATAGCAGCAACCTGCGCAAGTTAGCGCATGAAAAATCAGAAAACGTCATCCTCATGTATTACATTATGACTCAAGAACGAAATCCCAATGGCAAGGGCTATCTTTACTACAAATACCAAACTGTCACTTACCCTCAAGGATTTTCTCATACTTTGAGTTTTGATAATTTCATCGATTATAAAATTCCAGAGAATTACTAA
- a CDS encoding FMN-binding glutamate synthase family protein → MRKIFVIGSVIVSALILAFSIINSAALWCFVVVGPLLVIGYHDLLQKSHTVRRNFPLIGNFRYLFEAIRPEINQYFVESNTDGVPFSREQRSLVYQRAKGMLDTLPFGTQKDVYQLGYEWLNHSLIPSHVDSKSLRVSIGGPDCKQVYSSSIINISAMSYGALSKNAVLALNGGAKDGNFAHNTGEGGLSPYHLQNGGDITWQIGTGYFGCRSPDGKFDPQLFKEKARHPQVKMIEIKLSQGAKPGHGGILPAAKVTQEISEIRGVPMGQDVMSPPGHTAFRTPIELLQFVSQLRDLSEGKPVGFKLCLGKRHEFLALCKAMIETGITPDFITVDGGEGGTGAAPLEFSNNVGTPLTEGLIFVHNCLVGYNLRNRIKVIASGKVTSGFDVIKRLALGADVVNSARAFMLALGCIQALRCNNNSCPTGVATQDPSLVAGLWVPSKRKRVHAFHDHTVQSVAEILASMGIESTRELRPWHLMRRVGVAEVKSYSDLYEYLNPGALLEPVLPESYSRDVKIADAHNFKDLEILRLLLANGS, encoded by the coding sequence ATGCGCAAAATTTTTGTCATTGGATCTGTTATTGTTTCTGCCCTTATCTTGGCCTTTTCAATTATCAATTCGGCTGCACTTTGGTGCTTTGTCGTGGTGGGCCCTCTGTTAGTCATTGGTTATCACGATTTGTTGCAAAAGTCTCATACGGTGCGCAGAAATTTTCCACTCATCGGAAACTTTAGATATCTGTTTGAAGCAATCAGGCCTGAGATTAATCAGTACTTCGTTGAGTCGAATACGGACGGAGTGCCGTTCAGTAGGGAACAGCGCAGCCTGGTTTATCAACGAGCTAAAGGAATGCTGGACACTCTTCCTTTTGGGACTCAAAAGGATGTTTATCAATTGGGGTATGAGTGGCTCAATCATTCGTTGATTCCATCTCATGTTGATTCGAAGAGCTTGCGCGTGAGCATCGGTGGCCCTGATTGTAAGCAAGTTTACAGTTCCAGCATCATAAATATATCCGCGATGAGTTACGGAGCCTTAAGTAAAAACGCCGTTTTGGCCCTCAATGGGGGAGCAAAGGATGGTAATTTTGCTCACAATACGGGTGAAGGAGGGCTGAGTCCCTATCATCTCCAAAACGGAGGGGACATAACCTGGCAGATTGGAACTGGCTATTTCGGTTGTCGCAGCCCAGACGGAAAATTTGACCCTCAGCTTTTTAAGGAGAAGGCTCGTCACCCTCAGGTAAAAATGATTGAGATCAAGCTCTCTCAAGGGGCAAAGCCCGGTCACGGGGGTATACTTCCCGCAGCCAAGGTGACACAGGAAATTTCAGAAATTCGAGGCGTACCCATGGGTCAAGACGTGATGTCACCTCCTGGCCATACTGCCTTCAGAACGCCCATTGAGTTGCTTCAGTTTGTTAGTCAGTTGCGCGATCTCTCCGAAGGAAAGCCAGTTGGTTTCAAACTTTGTCTCGGGAAAAGACATGAGTTTTTAGCGCTCTGTAAGGCCATGATAGAGACTGGTATCACGCCTGACTTTATCACTGTCGATGGAGGAGAGGGAGGAACAGGAGCTGCGCCCTTAGAGTTTTCAAATAATGTCGGCACACCTCTGACGGAAGGATTGATTTTCGTTCACAATTGTCTAGTTGGCTACAATCTTCGGAACCGAATAAAGGTGATCGCTTCTGGAAAAGTCACTTCTGGCTTTGATGTTATCAAAAGGCTTGCTTTGGGAGCCGATGTTGTTAATTCTGCGCGGGCTTTTATGTTGGCCCTCGGTTGTATTCAGGCATTGCGATGCAATAACAATAGTTGTCCAACTGGGGTGGCCACTCAAGATCCTTCACTCGTAGCAGGCCTATGGGTTCCGAGCAAAAGGAAGAGAGTTCATGCCTTTCATGATCACACGGTTCAAAGTGTTGCCGAGATTCTAGCGTCCATGGGCATTGAGTCGACTCGGGAACTCCGGCCATGGCATTTGATGAGGAGGGTCGGCGTGGCCGAAGTAAAGAGTTATTCGGATTTGTATGAATATCTAAACCCAGGAGCATTGCTCGAACCTGTTTTGCCTGAGTCTTACTCACGAGATGTAAAAATCGCAGATGCTCACAACTTTAAAGACCTTGAAATTTTAAGACTTCTTTTAGCTAACGGGAGTTGA